The following are from one region of the Gossypium hirsutum isolate 1008001.06 chromosome D03, Gossypium_hirsutum_v2.1, whole genome shotgun sequence genome:
- the LOC107945375 gene encoding uncharacterized protein, which yields MSSAERNQKQVSTRALMPPPRPSSNSFSNSVHAKSRFGSSSSRNSSIRRTKMSTSSNTSKSSSSSFKAGESSNSKTGTNSNLSSNSDARKPRRKILQLLISKSHSFIVMQMVFMVKAGSIAVFLTIVTFTTPCLVEPC from the exons ATGTCTAGCGCTGAAAGGAATCAG AAACAGGTATCTACGAGAGCTTTAATGCCGCCTCCGAGGCCATCAAGTAATTCTTTTTCAAACTCAGTACATGCAAAATCAAGGTTTGGATCTTCATCTAGCCGAAATTCATCAATACGAAGAACGAAAATGTCCACATCTAGCAACACTTCAAAAAGCAGTAGTTCTTCCTTTAAGGCAGGGGAATCCTCCAATTCAAAGACTGGAACCAATAGTAACTTAAGTTCCAATTCTGATGCTCGCAAACCACGCAGAAAGATTCTTCAACTACTGATATCCAAAAGCCATAGTTTCATAGTAATGCAGATGGTCTTTATGGTTAAAGCTGGTTCAATTGCAGTTTTCCTTACTATTGTTACTTTTACTACTCCATGTCTGGTTGAACCATGTTGA
- the LOC107945376 gene encoding uncharacterized protein: MAWLLSICFVVIFSLCNGSPTPLTRRPYNDGFLNNGNFEQAPKKENLNKTVIVGKYSLPGWEMKGLVEFVSGGPQPGGFYFAIPRGAHAARLGNEASISQKVEVKAGYVYSLTFGATRTCAQDEVLRISVPGQTTDISIQTLYSTDGGNTIALAFKAIAPIVRVTFHNPGIQEDPTCGPLLDAIAIKLMPPATYTRGNLVKNGGFETGPHTFKNFSTGVLLPPKKLDRISPLVGWIIESLKPVKYIDKKHFSVPSGLFAVELVAGRESAIAQIIRTVPKKFYTLTFTVGDAKNGCHGSMMVQAFAGKETLQVPYVSQGKGGFKTASFRFQAISARTRITFFSAYYHTKLDDYGHICGPVLDDVIVRPVF; the protein is encoded by the exons ATGGCTTGGCTACTCTCTATTTGCTTCGTTGTCATTTTCTCTCTGTGCAATGGCTCTCCTACTCCACTCACTCGGCGGCCATACAATGATG GATTTTTAAACAATGGTAACTTTGAACAAGCACCCAAAAAAGAGAATCTAAACAAAACAGTGATAGTGGGAAAATACTCACTGCCAGGCTGGGAAATGAAGGGGCTGGTGGAGTTTGTGTCAGGGGGTCCTCAACCTGGAGGATTTTACTTTGCCATCCCTCGTGGAGCCCATGCTGCGAGGCTTGGCAACGAGGCTTCCATCTCTCAGAAGGTGGAAGTGAAAGCAGGGTACGTCTACTCTCTCACCTTTGGTGCCACAAGGACTTGTGCTCAAGATGAGGTGCTGCGGATTTCTGTCCCTGGTCAGACCACCGACATCTCCATTCAGACCCTCTATAGCACTGATGGAGGCAACACCATTGCTTTGGCTTTCAAGGCAATAGCTCCAATTGTGAGGGTCACATTTCATAACCCTGGGATTCAAGAAGATCCTACATGCGGACCTCTATTGGATGCCATAGCAATCAAACTAATGCCTCCCGCAACATATACCAGAG GTAACCTTGTTAAAAATGGTGGATTTGAGACTGGTCCCCATACCTTCAAGAACTTCTCAACAGGGGTCCTCCTGCCTCCAAAGAAGTTAGACAGAATCTCCCCACTCGTTGGCTGGATAATTGAGTCCCTAAAACCAGTAAAATACATCGACAAAAAGCACTTCTCCGTTCCTTCGGGACTCTTCGCCGTTGAACTGGTTGCCGGAAGAGAGAGTGCCATTGCCCAAATCATCAGAACCGTTCCCAAAAAATTCTACACTCTCACATTCACCGTCGGAGATGCCAAGAACGGCTGCCATGGATCCATGATGGTTCAAGCATTTGCAGGCAAGGAAACTCTCCAGGTCCCATACGTATCCCAAGGGAAAGGTGGATTCAAGACTGCAAGTTTTAGATTCCAAGCCATCTCTGCTAGGACCAGGATTACGTTTTTCAGTGCCTATTACCATACAAAGTTGGATGATTATGGCCATATCTGCGGTCCTGTTCTGGATGATGTCATTGTTCGTCCTGTTTTTTAA
- the LOC121215367 gene encoding uncharacterized protein produces the protein MSGVPPTDASSQASRGSKRKWVPEEDAALVSCMVDLHNVGTFNADTGFKAGYLNELEKMLEKALPRAMLKAKPNIESQIRCLKREWSVVYDMLNGQNNSGFGWDEHRQLVVAEDAVWESYVKVSCESSICLFFYKTYSLNDFLIFLESQRSLSVQTSFFPLLQPAYCDIRKRSGDWERRSNSC, from the coding sequence atgtcaggtgttccaccaacggatgcttcttctcaagcttctcgaggaagcaaaagaaaatgggttccagaggaggatgcagccttggtttcttgcatggtggatttgcacaatgtaggaacatttaatgctgataccgggttcaaagccggttatttgaacgagctagagaaaatgctagaaaaggctttaccaagagcaatgttgaaggcaaaaccaaatattgaatctcagattaggtgcctaaaaagggaatggtcagttgtctacgacatgcttaatggccaaaacaacagtggttttggttgggacgagcataggcagctcgttgttgctgaagatgcagtttgggaatcATATGTAAAGGTAAGTTGTGAATCAagtatttgtttgtttttttacaaaacttatagcttaaatgatttcctcatttttttagagtcacaaagaagcctctcagttcagacatcgttctttcccttactacaaccagcttactgcgatatacgcaagagatcgggcgactgggaaagacgctcaaacagctgctga